ATAAACTTGAGTTTGTTATTGAAGAGAGAGATAAGGTTTTTGTCTATATAAATAAAATGCATCTCTCTTTTATTATAGATGAGATATTGAAAAATGCGTTGGATGCAACAGAAGGTATGAACAACCCAAAGGTTATTGTTAGGATTTCAAGGGAAGGTAAAAACGCTGTCATATCGATTAAGGATAACGGCAGAGGCATAGATGAAGACGAGCTTCCTTTAACAACCATACCATTTTACTCTACAAAACCTTCTAATATGGGTATAGGACTTTCGCTTGCCAAGTTTTTAATAGAAGGGTATGCTGGCAATATAACGCTTAAGTCCGAGAAGGGAGAAGGGACGGAAGTTGTAATAGTTATACCCGTTGAGAAAAGAGCCGATATAAGGATTAAAGAGTTAAATGATTAAAAAACTTTCAACAAGAATAGTTGTTTATACAACATTGCTTGTCTTAATGACGGTTGTTGTCTTTAGCATGAGTGCCATGTTTACTATTATGGCTTTGAAAAAATACAGTGTCCATAAAGTTGAAACTGTATTTAAAGAGAATGCCGATGAAAACTTAGAAAAGGAAGTCGTATCTTACGCTCAGATACTGAAAGGTGATATGGATGCAAAAGAAGGCGTCTCTTACATGTTTGGTGAAGTGTTAGAGAAAAAACTTAGACAGGGAAAGTTAGACATTGAGCAGCTTGAAAGTGTCTATAGAGAGATGAGCAATGTTTTGGATATAAAAGCTATTGCTGTTTTTGACCACAAAGCTAACTTGATTATAAAATATCCTTCGTTTGAGAGATTTGACTTTTTAAGAAAGGCAGTGAAGAAGTTATCAGTAGAAACAATGCATAAAAAGATAGTCTATTACGATTTTCACATAAATGGAGACGGCAGTGTATCGTTTTCATTTGTTTATTTAGGGAGAGACAGTAAAAAACAGCCTGTGTATATAGCATTTGATTACAATCCTTACGCTTTCTACTCTCTTGTGAAAACTGCTCAACTTTATCCTTATTCTCAGAAGTATTTGTGGGTTATAAATAAAAAAGGGATTCTGATTTATGACCCGCCAACAAAGGAGCATCCACTCATAACTCTCATTGACCATGTTGATTTAACTGACCCGGCTAATGGAAAAGCACTTGCAAAAATAGTAAAACAGGATATTTTGAAAGGTAAGACGGGAGTTGCACGGTATGTGTTTAGGGGGGTGGATAAATTCGTGGGATACACTTATGTTGAGAAATATGGATGGGGGCTTGGCCTAACATTACCTACGGTTATTTTTTATAAGCCCATAAAAGATTTGAGTAATGATATAACAGAGAAAACTATTTACACTCTCGCCCTTTTTGGTTTGTTTAGCTCGTTTATCGTTCTTGCATCTATTGTTATTACACTCACGGTATCAAGAAGAATTATTGTCCCTATAAATAGGACAGTTGAAGCTGTTGAAGCAATATTAAAGGGAGATTACTCAAAGAGGTTGCCGAAAGTAGGTATAGTTGAGTTAGATGAGCTTGCAGATGTTGTAAATAAACTCGTTGAGTATTTTGATAAAACAGTGAAAAAAATGAAGGAGGGAGAAAATGAGTGAAAATATGGAAGAGATGCAAGAAATAATACAGGATTTTTTGATTGAAGCTGATGAGCTGTTGGAAGAGTTAGATGAGGACCTTGTTAGACTTGAGAGTGAAAGTGAAGACGAAGAACTTTTAAATAAGATATTCAGGGCATTTCATACGATTAAGGGTTCTGCAAGCTTTTTGGGGTTTGAGAAGCTGACGGAGCTAACGCACAAACTTGAAGATGTGCTTAATAGGTTAAGGAAGTTTGAGATAAAGCTTGATAGCGACATGATGGATGCCATCTTAGCCGGTGTTGACAAGGCTAAAGCGATAATAGAAGCAATTAAAGAAGGTGAAGACCCAGAAGCTGTTGATATAGAGGACAACATAAAAGAGCTTGCGAGATTTTTAGATGAGAATTATCAATCGGATACTTCAAAAACCAGTGTTTCAGAAGATGAGCAAGAAGAAGAGTTGACGGAAGAGGAACTGATAAAAGCTCAAGAAGAAGAGATAAAAGAAGAAGAGAAGCTTATGGAAGAGCAGAAGGAAGAATCAGAAGGAGAAAAGAAAATAGACGATATTGATGCGGAGATAGAGAGATTACTCAAGCAAAGAATGGAAGAGGACAGAAAAAGAAGAATGCAAAAGAAACTGCAACAGCAACAACAGGCCGCAGAAGATAAGCAGCAAGAAGAGAAAAAGGAAGATAGAGAGCATAAAGAACAACCTAAAGCAGCAGCAAAGAAGCCTACTGCTGTAGCACAAAAGAAAACAAAACCACTTGTTGAGCAAACAATTAGGGTTGATGTTGAGCGTCTTGACGATTTGATGAATTTGGTTGGTGAGCTTGTTTTAGGTAAGAATAGGCTTGTAAGTGTTGCAGCTAAAGCTGAAGAGAAGTTTAATGGCGATGAAGTGGTTGAAGAACTAAGCGAAGTAGCGAATCAGATTACGCTTGTTACGACCGACTTGCAGATGGGTGTAATGAAGACAAGAATGGTTCAAATAGGCAAAGTGTTCAATAAATTCCCAAGAGTCGTCAGGGATATCTCAAAGGAGCTAAATAAGGAAGTTGAACTTGTTATAAAAGGTGCAGAGACGGAACTTGATAAAAGTGTTGTTGAGGAGATAAATGACCCACTCGTCCACATCGTTAGAAATGCAATCGACCATGGTATAGAACCGCCGGAAGAGAGAGAAAAGCTTGGTAAACCGAGAAAGGGAACTATTATTCTGTCTGCATATCACGAAGGGAACTATATAGTTATTGAAACAACCGACGACGGTCGTGGAATGGACCCTGAAAAATTAAAGCAGAAAGCATTAGAGAAGGGTCTTATAACCGAGACTGAAGCAAGACAAATGAGCAAAGAAGAAGCCTATGCCTTAATATTCAAACCGGGCTTTTCAACAGCAGAAAGGGTTACGAACATATCAGGTCGTGGCGTTGGAATGGATGTCGTAAAGACAAATGTTGAAAAACTCAACGGTATTATAGAAGTTAAGTCTGAACTCGGCAAAGGAACAACGATAATTTTAAAGATTCCATTGACACTTGCAATTATTCAAGCTCTGCTTGTTAAAGTTACGAAAGAGTATTATGCAATACCGCTTGTTAGTGTTGTTGAGACTGTAAGGATTACAAAAGACGATATAGATAAGGTTGAGAACAAAGATGTTTTGAGACTGAGAGATAATATTATTCCGCTTGTATATCTTGGCGATACACTCGGAATAGGCAACAATAAGAGAACCCTTGATGGAAAAGAGATATATGTTGTCGTTGTTGCCGTTGCAGAAAAGAGAATCGGCCTTATAGTTGATGAGTTGATAGGCAGGGAAGAGATTGTCATAAAATCGCTGGGTAATTACCTAACAAATATCAAAGGTATATCTGGTGCGACAATAATGGGTGATGGTTCGGTTACCCTAATACTTGATGTTGCAAATGTTGTAAACGAAGCTGCCATTATATCGACCAATATTGAAGACCATCTTATAGAGCTGTATGAGAAGGATAAGCCTATAGCTTTGATAGCTGCAAGAAAAGAAGAGATAAGAGAACAGCTTGCTCCGCAGCTTGAAGAGAAGGGTTATAAGGTGATTTTTGCTCATACGGATAAAGAAGCACTTGATGTTGCATGCGAACATATAGCGGATTTGGTGTTTGTTGATTTGGGTATTTACATAAATGATGGATACAATCTTGCAAAAGCTTTAAGAAGTATGCCTGCGTATAAGACTGTTCCTATAATAGGTATATCGACTGACGGAACATTTGATAGAGAAAAAATCAAGGAAGCAAGAATAAGCAAGGTTGTGTTTGCTCCGATTGAAGAAGAAGAGCTCAATCAAGCGCTTGAAGCGGCATCAAAGAAAAATATATTGGTTGCTTAAGGGGGTGTAAATGAACGCAAAAGATGTTGACCTGTTTGATAAAAGCTTGGCTTTAAACGAAGAGTTAGAAGAAGAGCTTGCCAAAAAGGGTAAAAAGACCGGCACCATAATAATGAAAGACGAGTATGAGCAAGTTGTGGGTTTTATTTTAAACAAGGAGCTTTATGGCATAGACATACTGGATGTTGAAGAGATAATAAAGCCTGTTGATTACACTTATGTTCCGAATACCCGTCCGTATGTTATGGGTGTTATAAACCTAAGAGGTAAGGTTATACCCGTTGTTGATTTGAGGGTTAAGTTTGGCTTTGTTGCAAAACCCATAACAGAGCAGACAAGAATTGTCATAATAAACCACGATGAGTTTAATGTTGGCTTTTTAGTTGATAAAATAGAGAAGGTTTACTATGTTGAGAAGAAGAATATAGAACCCACGCCGCCCAATATTCCAGCAAACATAGAGAAGTATGTAAAAGGTGTTGGAAAAATGCCGAAGAAAATTATAACATTGCTTAACATCGAAGAGCTGCTTAAAGAGGGTGGCAGTCTCTATTCAAAAAGCGGTTCGACGGAGGTAGCCAAGAATGAGTGAGAGAAACGAAGATAAGATTGATATACTCCAAGTCGGCACCAACCAGATGGAGCTGGTTGATTTCAGGATGTATGAGCTTAGGGAAGATGGCAAGATTTATGAAGGTATTTACGGAATAAATATTGCAAAGGTAAAGGAAATAATAAAATATCCTAACTTAATAAAGATTCCATCAAAGGATTCGCTAATCGAGGGTATTTACAATTTGAGAGGAGAGGTAATACCAATCGTAAGCCTTGCCAAGTGGCTTGGCATCAATGAGCCACCAGATATCAAAACAAAAAAGGTTATTATTACAATTTTTAACAACATAACTGTTGGTTTTATTGTTCATGATGCTAAAAGAATTAGAAGGGTATCTTGGCGTTTTGTTAAGCCACCAAGTGAAGTACTTGTGCATCAGTATGGAAATAAGATAGTCGGCACTATTAACTTGGATGAAGAGCATGTAATGATTATACTTGACTTTGAGAGCATCTGCGAAGAGCTTGGTATATTCTCAGAAGATGATGTAAAAAGAATTAGGGATGTTGCTCTTCAAGGCGCAAAAGAGAAACCTAAGAAGGCTAAGATTCTTATTGCCGATGACTCTGCGACAGCAAGAAAGATAATAAAAGCAGCAGTTGAGCCGTTGGCTGAAAAAATTATAGAAGCAAAAGACGGTCAGGAAGCTTGGGATCTTCTCAATAAGCTTTATGAAGATTCTGGTGGTGATATAAGTAAAGTGCTCGACATAATTATTACCGATGTTGAGATGCCTAATATGGATGGATATAGGTTTACCAAGCTTGTGAAAGAAGACGATAGATTTAGGAAAATACCTGTGATAATGAATACATCCCTGTCTGGAAATGCAAACCTACAAAAGGCAAAAGAAGTTGGAGTTGACGATTTCTGCACCAAGTTTGTTGCTGAAGAGTTTACTCAGGCTGTTTTAAGACATCTCTAAATGAAAGGAGCTTTGCGATGGCTGCGAAGTTAAGCGTTGAGTGGATAAATCCGTTTATAGAAGCAACCGAGGAGATACTTTCAACCGTTGCTTTTATTACACCAAAAAGAGGGCAACTTGCCCTAAAGAAGGATAATTCTGTTGAATATGATGTTAGCGGTGTTATAGGAATTACAGGAGAAGCTATTGGTTCTATAGCTTTATCCTTTCCCAGAAAGGTTGCTATAAAAATAGTTAGCAACTTTACGGGAGAAGAAGTTGTGGGGATTGATGCCGATACGGCGGATGCTATAGGTGAGCTTACGAACATGATTGCTGGAAGAGCAAAGAAGATATTCTCAGACAAGGGTATAAAACTTAAAATCTCTGTTCCTAATGTTGTTATAGGCAAAAACCATACGATATCTTCACCTAAGGGAACACCTACGATAATAATACCGTTTGAGTCGGAAGAGGGTAATTTTGCAATTCAGGTCTCTTTAGTTCCAAATCCGTCGGAGGAGTAAAATATGGGTTCTCCACAGAGTGAGATTGATGCATTAATAGCTGATTTCCAAAAGAGTGATAAGAACGAGGTTGACTCTCTGATAGACGATTTTGCGCAGCAGGAAGGCGAGAAGATAGAACTTGAGAAAAAGAAAGAAGTAAAAACAGAGAAGAGTGTGGAAGATGTTGAAGGAGAGAAGCTGAAAGGTGTAAGACTACCGCCACAAGAACACAGGGTAATTGATAAGTTAGACGAGATAAATAAAGAGAGTGAAGAGAAGGTAAACAGACTGTTTGAGAAGCTTGAGTCAATCTCAGCGGAAGTTGACGAGATAGAGAG
This genomic stretch from Hippea alviniae EP5-r harbors:
- a CDS encoding HAMP domain-containing protein, which produces MIKKLSTRIVVYTTLLVLMTVVVFSMSAMFTIMALKKYSVHKVETVFKENADENLEKEVVSYAQILKGDMDAKEGVSYMFGEVLEKKLRQGKLDIEQLESVYREMSNVLDIKAIAVFDHKANLIIKYPSFERFDFLRKAVKKLSVETMHKKIVYYDFHINGDGSVSFSFVYLGRDSKKQPVYIAFDYNPYAFYSLVKTAQLYPYSQKYLWVINKKGILIYDPPTKEHPLITLIDHVDLTDPANGKALAKIVKQDILKGKTGVARYVFRGVDKFVGYTYVEKYGWGLGLTLPTVIFYKPIKDLSNDITEKTIYTLALFGLFSSFIVLASIVITLTVSRRIIVPINRTVEAVEAILKGDYSKRLPKVGIVELDELADVVNKLVEYFDKTVKKMKEGENE
- a CDS encoding hybrid sensor histidine kinase/response regulator, whose product is MSENMEEMQEIIQDFLIEADELLEELDEDLVRLESESEDEELLNKIFRAFHTIKGSASFLGFEKLTELTHKLEDVLNRLRKFEIKLDSDMMDAILAGVDKAKAIIEAIKEGEDPEAVDIEDNIKELARFLDENYQSDTSKTSVSEDEQEEELTEEELIKAQEEEIKEEEKLMEEQKEESEGEKKIDDIDAEIERLLKQRMEEDRKRRMQKKLQQQQQAAEDKQQEEKKEDREHKEQPKAAAKKPTAVAQKKTKPLVEQTIRVDVERLDDLMNLVGELVLGKNRLVSVAAKAEEKFNGDEVVEELSEVANQITLVTTDLQMGVMKTRMVQIGKVFNKFPRVVRDISKELNKEVELVIKGAETELDKSVVEEINDPLVHIVRNAIDHGIEPPEEREKLGKPRKGTIILSAYHEGNYIVIETTDDGRGMDPEKLKQKALEKGLITETEARQMSKEEAYALIFKPGFSTAERVTNISGRGVGMDVVKTNVEKLNGIIEVKSELGKGTTIILKIPLTLAIIQALLVKVTKEYYAIPLVSVVETVRITKDDIDKVENKDVLRLRDNIIPLVYLGDTLGIGNNKRTLDGKEIYVVVVAVAEKRIGLIVDELIGREEIVIKSLGNYLTNIKGISGATIMGDGSVTLILDVANVVNEAAIISTNIEDHLIELYEKDKPIALIAARKEEIREQLAPQLEEKGYKVIFAHTDKEALDVACEHIADLVFVDLGIYINDGYNLAKALRSMPAYKTVPIIGISTDGTFDREKIKEARISKVVFAPIEEEELNQALEAASKKNILVA
- a CDS encoding chemotaxis protein CheW; the encoded protein is MNAKDVDLFDKSLALNEELEEELAKKGKKTGTIIMKDEYEQVVGFILNKELYGIDILDVEEIIKPVDYTYVPNTRPYVMGVINLRGKVIPVVDLRVKFGFVAKPITEQTRIVIINHDEFNVGFLVDKIEKVYYVEKKNIEPTPPNIPANIEKYVKGVGKMPKKIITLLNIEELLKEGGSLYSKSGSTEVAKNE
- a CDS encoding chemotaxis protein — encoded protein: MSERNEDKIDILQVGTNQMELVDFRMYELREDGKIYEGIYGINIAKVKEIIKYPNLIKIPSKDSLIEGIYNLRGEVIPIVSLAKWLGINEPPDIKTKKVIITIFNNITVGFIVHDAKRIRRVSWRFVKPPSEVLVHQYGNKIVGTINLDEEHVMIILDFESICEELGIFSEDDVKRIRDVALQGAKEKPKKAKILIADDSATARKIIKAAVEPLAEKIIEAKDGQEAWDLLNKLYEDSGGDISKVLDIIITDVEMPNMDGYRFTKLVKEDDRFRKIPVIMNTSLSGNANLQKAKEVGVDDFCTKFVAEEFTQAVLRHL
- a CDS encoding chemotaxis protein CheX; translation: MAAKLSVEWINPFIEATEEILSTVAFITPKRGQLALKKDNSVEYDVSGVIGITGEAIGSIALSFPRKVAIKIVSNFTGEEVVGIDADTADAIGELTNMIAGRAKKIFSDKGIKLKISVPNVVIGKNHTISSPKGTPTIIIPFESEEGNFAIQVSLVPNPSEE